GCTCGTGGCCGGGTTCAACAACGCCCGAACGTGGTGGCCCGGACAGAGCTACGTCTGGGGAATCAGCGCCTATCGACTGACCGAAACGCAGGGGTATCACTTCTGATGATCCGACCCAGAACCCGCGACCTCGTCCGTCTCGAGCCGGCTGCGACCGACAATCCGACCGGAGGCGATCGACCGTGAGCGACGATGCTACTCCCACTCGATCCGGATCGAGCGGGACGTCCGCCGCTGAGACGGCCGTCCGAGCCGTCGCTCGCCTCGGCGTCGATCTCCTCGTCGTGACGCTGTGGGTCGTCTTCCTGACGGTGCTGTTCCTCGAGACCGCGTGGCCGCGGTGGCTGTTCTACGCGCTCTTACTGCTCGGCGTCGGCGGCTACGTCTCCATCACGGCGGCCTGGACGAAGCGCGGCCGAGAGGGAGATTCGCCGCGCTGAACGCTGCTAAAAAGATCCGCGACGCGAATACCTACGCCAGGGCGTCCTCGAGTCGCTCGATCAAATCAGCGTTGCCGACGTAGACCGGCGCCCGCTGGTGAATCTCCTCGGGATCGACGGCCAGCAGCGACTGCTCTCCGTCCGAGGAGCGTCCGCCCGCCCGCTCGACGATGTAGCCGATCGGGTTCCCCTCGAACTGGAGCCGGAGCTTTCCCTCGGGACGGGACTCGAGGCCGGGGTAGCCGAAGATGCCGCCGTAGGTGAGCACCTGGTTGACGTCACCGATCATCGCGCCGCCGTAGCGCAGTTTCAGTTCCTGCTCGATCTCGCGGGCGTAGGACTCGAACTCGTCGGTCCAGTCGGGAACGCGACCGCCGAAGCCGTAGACGACCGGGTCGTCGGGAAGCTCGAGGTCGCGCTCGACGAGTCGGCGCTCGCCGCCGGTCAGTTCGTACTCGGCGACGGTCTCTTCGGTCGCGATCACCATCGTCGTGATCGGGCCGTAGAGCACGTACCCCGCCGCAACGAGCGTCTCGCCGCGGGCGGGCAGCGGGGCGTCGTAGATCCCGAAGATCGTCCCCATCGCGTTGTTCGACTCGAGATTCGAGGAACCGTCGAGCGGGTCGACCGCGACCGCGTAGACGTCCTCCGTCGCCGGATCGGGGCCGCAGTCGACGGCCTCGGGACGCTCCTCGCTGGCGTACTGCCCGACGCCCTCGAGCGAGGCGAGGCGGTCGCCGAGCAGGTCGTCCGCCCAGACGTCGGCCTCGAGCTGGGTGTCGCCGGTCGGGTTTTCGCGCCCTTCCTCGTCGACCGCGCCGCGGCGGCCGATCAGCCCCTGTTGGATCTCCGTCGCCGATCGGCTGATCGTCGCAACGATTTCTTCGACGACCGGATCGGAGACCGTCATCCTATTCGGTCGCCTCGAGCGCGGCGTCGGCCGTTTCCTCCTCGTAGATGACCTTCTCGAGGGCGTCGAGGATGCGCGTGGGATCCTCGCGCTGCCAGACGTTGCGGCCGACGGCGAGCCCGCAGCAGCCGGCGTTGACGGCGGCTTCGACGGTCGAGAGGAACTCGTAGTCGTCGGTCTTCGAGCCGCCGCTCATGACGACGTTCATGTCACCGGCGGCCTTGCAGGCGTGTTGCATCGCTTCGGCGCTGCCGGGATACTTGACCTTCGCGATGTCGGCGCCGAGCTCGAGGGCGATACGAGTTGCGTACGAGATCGTCGAGGGCTTGGTGTCGTTTTTCAGCCCCTGGCCGCGGGGGTAGGACCACATGACGACCGGCAGGTCGTAGTCGCGGGCTTGCTCCTGGACCTCGCGGAACTCCTCGAACATCTCGACCTCGTGGTTCGAGCCGCTGTAGACGGTGAACCCGACCGCGTCGGCGCCGATTTCGGCGGCGTAGTCGACCGACCAGTTGACCGGCGAGTCGGGTTCGCCCATCCAGAGGTTCGAGGTGCCGTTTAGCTTCGCCAGCAGGTTCACGTCGTCCTCGTAGCTCGGGTAGTACCCCTCGGCGATCCCCTTCTGGACGGCCATCGCGGTGACGGCGTCGTGGGTCGCCGTTTCGAAGACCGTCGACGGATCGAGTTTCTCGGGGACCTCCTCGAAGTCGACCGGGCCGTGTTCCAACCCGTGGTCCATCGCGAGAATCAGTGATTTGCCGTCGCGGACGATCGGGGAGTCGTCGATGGGAAGCATCTGATGGATCGTCCAACAGGCGAGTATAAATCTCTGGTGATCCAAATTATCGAAATTACTTATTTTAGTAGTAAGCGTCTCGGGTGGCGATTTTGACGCGGGCCGGAATCAACGTGATACCCAGGGGCAATTAACGAGTTAATTATAAATCATTGGGAACTTGCGCGTCGTGTACTCGCCGTCGCGCGAGCATCGATAACGGACTCGAGCCGAGTTTCGAAACCGAAAGTAGCTCGCTCAGAACTCAGAGAACTCAGAGCAGTTCCCGCGCATTGTGGCGCCACGTCCGGACGTGCAGGACGTTCAGGTCGAGCGCCTTCGCGATCTCGAAGGCGTTGATCGTCGCCAGCCGTTCCGCCGAGACGACGCCGGCCTCCGCCAGCGTTTCGGCGTCGTCGGGTCCGACGCCGGTGACGGCCGTGACAGGGGTCGGTCGCGGCCACGGGCGTTCGCCGTCCTCGGCGTCCGAACGGTCGTCAATCTCGGAGACGGCTTCGTACTCGAACGCCTGCCACCCCTCGTCGCCGCTGACGGCGATCCACTCCCGTTCGGCGGCGCCGAGTCCGCGGATCTCGTTCGAGCGGCGCTCGAGGTCGTCGTCCCCGTCGCCCTCGAACGACCACGGCAGGGAGAACCGTCGGCGCAGGGCGTCGGCAGTCGCCTCCTCGACGCCCGCGTCCAGCAGCATTCGGTAGGAGAACTCTTTCTCCAGGACGGCGTCGGGATCGACGTCGGCCGCCTCGAGCGCCTCCCGTTCGTCGGCCTCGAGCTCGCGCCGTCGCTCGCGGTCGGCGGTCGAGTCGTCGAACGGGCCCGAATCAGTGTCGGCGTCGGCCTCGAGCAGTTCGTCCTCGTCGTACGTGAGTTCGACGTGCTCGGCGTCGACGGCCGCAGGGTCGATATCGACCGCGATCCCGATGCCGATATCGACGGGCTCGTCCTTGCCGTCGCTTTCGTCGGCACTCCCCACGTCCACACCCGTATCGCTGACGACCTCTTTCTTACTCACGCAGTTCCACCGGTTATCGGTAGCTCTCACTGTCCGGTCTTGAAACTTGTCCCGTCGTTCTCGGCGTCGAATGCGCGACCGCTCGAGACGACGCCTGCCGTCTCGATGTCCCGGCGCGATCTCGCGGGTCGCCCGCCGGTTACGCCTCGAGCAACTCCTCGAGTTCCGCCGCGAGGTTCTCGCCCATCGTGATCATCGCGTTGTCCCCGGGATGAACCAGATCGGTGGTGAGCCCCTCGATCGTCGGCAGCAGTTCGGGCCCCTCGAGCAGGTGGACGTTGTCGTGGGATGTCTCGGCGACGACAGCGCGCAGTTCCTCGCGGAACCGCTCGCACTCGTCGGCGTCGCCCGACTCACCGGCACCCTGGCTGACGTCCCACCCGTTCCGGAAGATGGTGATCGGGACGACCGGTTTCTCGGGGTGTGCGGCGGCGACCCGATCGATCAGGTGCTCGGCTCGCTCGCGGAACTCGTCGGTGGAGAACGTGCCGACCATGTTGATGGAGATCGAGAGCGTCGCGACGTCCCAGTCGTCGCGCCCGGCGATGTGATCGGCGATCGCCGCGTCGCAGTAGGCCGTCCCGCAGGAGCCGAGGTTGATCAGATCAGCGTCCAGCCGACGCGCCGTCTGTCCGACGTAGGTCAGGTGCTCCGCCGACGGAGCCTCGCCCTCGGTGATCGAGGTGCCGTACGCGAGGTACCGCCGGTCCGGTAACTCGTCCTCGCGGGGCGGGCGCACGTCGCCCTCGAGGCCGTGGTAGACCATCGGCCCGCCGCGGTGTTCGCCCGGCAGCCGGATCCGGCAGACGCGGGGATCGAACGCCAACTTCTCGCGGGCCGCGGGCTCGAGGTCGGCGAGCGTTTCGGGCGGCGAGACCTCGATGGTCGTCGGTTCCGAGCCGACGACGACCTCCGTCGTGCCCTGGATCGGCCCCCAGAAGACCTGGACGGTGCCCTCCGGGGCGCTCCCGCCGGGTACCGTCGAGAGCGTCACCGACGCGGTTCCATCGGGGACGAACCGCAGTTCGACGCCTGCAGGGTGGCGCATCCGCGACTGCGCGCCGTCGTTGAGTTCGTGCCGGACCGCCTCCGGAACGCGTTGCAGCAGGTACCCCTCTCGGTCCTCGGCCGTCCGGGCCTCGCCGACGTTGTGGAACTGAATGCCATCGCGTTGCATGCCGGTACCAACGTTCGCGATAGCTTATAGGTCTGGTGTCGCTACGAAGGCGCTCGAGCGATCCCGGCCGGCCCCTAGCCCCCACGTTTACCACGCACAGCATCGAACGCGCGGTATGGTACGCGATCGCATCGATCGGATCGGCGTCGTCGGCGCAGGCACGATGGGCAGCGGCATCGCACAGGTCGCCGCCACCGCCGGCTACGACGTCCGAATGCGCGACGTCGAGCAGGAGTTCGTCGAGAACGGCTTCGAGACCATCCGCGACAGCCTCGAGCGGCTCGCGGACCGCGACGACCTCGAGGAAGACCCCGAGACGATCCGCGGCCGAATCGAAGGCACGACTGACCTCGAGGCGTTCGCCGACTGTGATCTGGTGATCGAAGCCGTGCTCGAGGAACTCGACGTGAAGCGGGAGGTGTTCGCCGACCTCGAGCGCGTCTGCGACGACGACGTCCTGCTCGGGACGAACACGAGCACGCTCTCGATCACCTCGATCGCCGGCGACCTCGAGCACCCCGAGCGCGTGATCGGCCTGCACTTCATGAACCCGGTCCCGATCATGGAGGGGGTCGAGGTCGTCGTCGGCGAGAAGACGAGCGACGAGGCGACCGCTCTGGCCCACGAAATTGCCGAGGATCTGGAGAAGACCACCTGGGAGGCCGACGACAAGCCTGGCTTCGTCACCAACCGGATCCTGATGCCGTGGATCAACGAGGGCATCCGCGCCTTCGACGAGGGCGTGGCCACGAAGGCGGACATCGACCGCGGGATGGAACTCGGCACGAACGTCCCGATGGGGCCGCTGCGGCTCGCGGACCACATCGGGCTCGACATCTGCCTGCACGCTTCCGAGACGCTCCACGAGGAACTCGGCGACCGGTACCAGCCGGCTTACCTGCTCAAGCGGAAGGTCGAGGCCGGCGACCTCGGGAAGAAGACGGGCAAGGGATTCTACGAGTACGAGTAGCGAGTACGCCGCCACGGACGGTCGCGACTCCGAATCTTCTTGCCGCGCACCGTCTTCGTCTCGAGCAATGAATCGGTCGTCCGCCCCCGACGCCGAGCCCGGAACCGAGTCGGATCGGCTCGCCGAACGCGTCCGCGAGATCGAGCCCCAGCAGATCCGCGTGATGTTCGAACTCGCGTCCGAGTACGAACGCGAAACGCCCGACAGCGACCTCGTCCACCTCGAGTTCGGCGAGCCGGACTTCGATACGCCTGACCGCGTCGTTCAGGCGGCGGTCGAGGCCGCTCGGAACGGCGCGACGAACTACACCTCGAACGCCGGGCTGCCGAAACTCAGGGACGCAATCGCAGCAAAACTCTCGAGCGAGCGGAACCGTGCCGTCGACCCGGACTCGGAGGTCGTCGTCACGAACGGCGGCGTCGAGGCGCTGCACCTCGCGATCCACGCGGTCGCCGATCCCGGCGAGGAGGTCGTCGTCCCGACGCCCGCGTGGCCGAACCCGATCTCGCAGGCGAAACTCGCCGCCGCGGTGCCCGTCGAGGTGCCGATGCCCGCCGACCGGGGATTCGAACCCGATCCCGAGCGGATCGTCAACGCGATCGGCCCGGATACTGCGGCCGTCCTGCTGACTTCCCCGTCGAATCCGACCGGCCGAGTGTTCCCCGCGGAGGCCGTCGAGCGCGTCGTCGCGGCCGCGGCCGACCACGGCGCCTACGTCCTCGCCGACGAGGTCTACCGCGAACTGGCCTACGCGGAACTGCCGCCTCGCGCCGCGGCCCTCACCGACCGCGACGAGTGGGTGCTCTCGATCAACTCCTGTTCCAAGACCTACGCGATGACCGGCTGGCGCGTCGGCTGGCTCTCCGGGCCCGCAGACGTCCTCTCGCAGGTCGAGACGATCCACGAGAGTACGACCTCCTGCGTGAACACCCCCGCGCAGTACGCCGCCGTCGAGGCGCTGACCGGCCCGCAGGAGCCGTTCGAGGAGATGCGAGCCGCCTTCCGCGAGCGCCGCGACTACGTCGTCGACCGCCTCGAGTCGATTCCCCACGTCTCCGCGGCCGAACCCGAGGGCGCCTTCTACGCCTTTATCGACGTGAGCGCGTTCGATGGCTCGAGCGCGGAGATCGCGAAGCGGCTGCTCTACGACTACGAGGTCGTCGCGGCGCCGGGGACGGCCTTCGGCGCCGGCGGCGAGGGCCACCTCCGACTGAGTTTCGCGAACGATCTGGCGCGCCTCGAGACGGGGCTGGACCGGCTCGAGAAGATGGTACAGACCGAACTGAACGGCGAGTGAGTGGCCGCTCGCCCGGCCGAGAACCGGTAATACGAACGACGACCAAATTTTATGTATTTGACATTCGAACGCCGAAGGGATGCCCCGTTCCCGCTTCGCCGCGATCGCCCTCTGCTGTCTGATCGCCCTCGCGAGCGCCGCTGTCGCGGGCGCACCCCCGCCGACGACGCTCTGTGGCAGCTGCGCCGACGGCGTTCCCGGCGCGACGGAACCCGGGACGCTCGACGTCTACGTCGACGCCGACGGCGACTCCCGCTGGATCGAGCGCGTCCCCGTGAACGACTCCACCGCCGTCCGATACCGCGAGAACGCCACCGCCCTCGAGCGCGAAGTTGATCCGACGGGAACCTACTACCACGTCATCGACGAGGACGTCGACCGAGCGATCGCGCTCGAGAACGGCACCGTCACGGTGACCTACGCCGTCGAAAACGTTTCCCGACCCGGCGTTCGGGATACCCGAGTCATCGATTACTTCGTGCTCGAGAACCCGCGAGACCGGTACTGGCTGGAGGCCGACCGCGTGACGATCCACTCCCCCGAGGGAACCGTCGTGACGAACGATCCGCCGGGGGCGGGCGTCGACGGGAATACGGCGACGTGGACCGGCGAGAGCGAGTTCGGCGACCGGACCTACATCACGTACGGCTCGAGCAACGCATCCGCGCTCGTCGCCACCGCGAGCGCATCCGCGACGATCGGACTCGAGATCGGTCCCGCGGCGCTCGAGCAGGGCGTTCGCGCCGGCCTCGTTCCGGGTGCGCTGCTCGCGGTCGCCGGAATCGCCGCCGGTCGCGTCGACTGGGGCCGCGACGCGTTCGATCTCGCCGCGCTCGAGCGGTTACTCGTCGGCGTCGGCGCGACCGGTGCGGTCGGGCTGGTCGTCGTGAGTACGGCGGCGACCGGACGGCCGTTCAACCCCGTACTCGGTGCGCTGAGTGCGTTGGGCGTCGGGTACGCCGCACTCGGGCTCGGGGTTCGCCGCGGCGGCCGCCGCAGTACCCGTGACGTGATCGGCCTCGCGGCGCTCGTCGCGCTGTCGACCG
This portion of the Halopiger aswanensis genome encodes:
- a CDS encoding SGNH/GDSL hydrolase family protein; protein product: MQRDGIQFHNVGEARTAEDREGYLLQRVPEAVRHELNDGAQSRMRHPAGVELRFVPDGTASVTLSTVPGGSAPEGTVQVFWGPIQGTTEVVVGSEPTTIEVSPPETLADLEPAAREKLAFDPRVCRIRLPGEHRGGPMVYHGLEGDVRPPREDELPDRRYLAYGTSITEGEAPSAEHLTYVGQTARRLDADLINLGSCGTAYCDAAIADHIAGRDDWDVATLSISINMVGTFSTDEFRERAEHLIDRVAAAHPEKPVVPITIFRNGWDVSQGAGESGDADECERFREELRAVVAETSHDNVHLLEGPELLPTIEGLTTDLVHPGDNAMITMGENLAAELEELLEA
- a CDS encoding class I fructose-bisphosphate aldolase, coding for MLPIDDSPIVRDGKSLILAMDHGLEHGPVDFEEVPEKLDPSTVFETATHDAVTAMAVQKGIAEGYYPSYEDDVNLLAKLNGTSNLWMGEPDSPVNWSVDYAAEIGADAVGFTVYSGSNHEVEMFEEFREVQEQARDYDLPVVMWSYPRGQGLKNDTKPSTISYATRIALELGADIAKVKYPGSAEAMQHACKAAGDMNVVMSGGSKTDDYEFLSTVEAAVNAGCCGLAVGRNVWQREDPTRILDALEKVIYEEETADAALEATE
- a CDS encoding 3-hydroxyacyl-CoA dehydrogenase family protein; protein product: MVRDRIDRIGVVGAGTMGSGIAQVAATAGYDVRMRDVEQEFVENGFETIRDSLERLADRDDLEEDPETIRGRIEGTTDLEAFADCDLVIEAVLEELDVKREVFADLERVCDDDVLLGTNTSTLSITSIAGDLEHPERVIGLHFMNPVPIMEGVEVVVGEKTSDEATALAHEIAEDLEKTTWEADDKPGFVTNRILMPWINEGIRAFDEGVATKADIDRGMELGTNVPMGPLRLADHIGLDICLHASETLHEELGDRYQPAYLLKRKVEAGDLGKKTGKGFYEYE
- a CDS encoding pyridoxal phosphate-dependent aminotransferase, whose translation is MNRSSAPDAEPGTESDRLAERVREIEPQQIRVMFELASEYERETPDSDLVHLEFGEPDFDTPDRVVQAAVEAARNGATNYTSNAGLPKLRDAIAAKLSSERNRAVDPDSEVVVTNGGVEALHLAIHAVADPGEEVVVPTPAWPNPISQAKLAAAVPVEVPMPADRGFEPDPERIVNAIGPDTAAVLLTSPSNPTGRVFPAEAVERVVAAAADHGAYVLADEVYRELAYAELPPRAAALTDRDEWVLSINSCSKTYAMTGWRVGWLSGPADVLSQVETIHESTTSCVNTPAQYAAVEALTGPQEPFEEMRAAFRERRDYVVDRLESIPHVSAAEPEGAFYAFIDVSAFDGSSAEIAKRLLYDYEVVAAPGTAFGAGGEGHLRLSFANDLARLETGLDRLEKMVQTELNGE
- a CDS encoding class 1 fructose-bisphosphatase → MTVSDPVVEEIVATISRSATEIQQGLIGRRGAVDEEGRENPTGDTQLEADVWADDLLGDRLASLEGVGQYASEERPEAVDCGPDPATEDVYAVAVDPLDGSSNLESNNAMGTIFGIYDAPLPARGETLVAAGYVLYGPITTMVIATEETVAEYELTGGERRLVERDLELPDDPVVYGFGGRVPDWTDEFESYAREIEQELKLRYGGAMIGDVNQVLTYGGIFGYPGLESRPEGKLRLQFEGNPIGYIVERAGGRSSDGEQSLLAVDPEEIHQRAPVYVGNADLIERLEDALA